The following nucleotide sequence is from Euzebyales bacterium.
TCTGGCTGGGCCGCACGAGCGCCTGACGACAACTCTGGGGGGCCTGGTTCCGCAGACGACTGGCGGACCGGCTCCGCCGGACAGAAACTGAAGAGGGTGACACGGCTCCGCTGACGTGTCGCATCGAGACAGAACAGGACCAACCGCGTGGCGAACATCCCGAGCGCCGACGAGCTGAAGAAGCGCCTGCAGGACAACGTCATCTGGAAGTCGATGTTCCGGCCGGGCTCGATCTACCGCAAGGGCTACCGCGACACGTCACGCGACCGTGCGCTGGCCGCCATGAACAACGTCCTGTACCACCTGCACCCCGTGAAGGTCAAGCGTCACGGCCTCAAGCTCACCTACACCTACTGCCTGGGCGGCACCAGCTTCTTCCTCTTCATCCTGTTGACCGTCACCGGCATCTTCCTGATGTTCTTCTACCGGCCGGCCGCCGGCGCGGGCAGCGAGATCGCCTACCTCGACATGCAGAACCTGCGCGCCAACGTGCAGTTCGGCGATCTGGTCCGCAACATGCACCGGTGGGGCGCCCACCTGATGGTGTTCACGACCTTCCTGCACATGGCCAGGGTCTTCTACCACGGTGCCTACAAGCCGCCCCGCGAGTTCAACTGGGTCGTCGGGGTCATCCTGCTGTTGACCACGCTGTTCCTCGCGTTCACCGGCTACCTGCTGCCCTGGGACCAGCTGGCGATCTGGGCGGTCCAGGTCGGCACGAGCATGGCCGGGTTCACGCCGGTGTTCGGACAGCAGATCCAGTTCGCCCTGCTCGGTGGCGTCGAGATCGGACCCGAGACGCTGCTGCGCTGGTACGTGCTGCACGTCCTCGCGCTGCCGTTCATCCTGACCATCTTCCTG
It contains:
- the extP gene encoding selenite/tellurite reduction operon b-type cytochrome ExtP, producing MANIPSADELKKRLQDNVIWKSMFRPGSIYRKGYRDTSRDRALAAMNNVLYHLHPVKVKRHGLKLTYTYCLGGTSFFLFILLTVTGIFLMFFYRPAAGAGSEIAYLDMQNLRANVQFGDLVRNMHRWGAHLMVFTTFLHMARVFYHGAYKPPREFNWVVGVILLLTTLFLAFTGYLLPWDQLAIWAVQVGTSMAGFTPVFGQQIQFALLGGVEIGPETLLRWYVLHVLALPFILTIFLAVHFWRIRKDGGISGPL